One genomic region from Chthonomonas calidirosea T49 encodes:
- a CDS encoding PD40 domain-containing protein has translation MSNPNPSQNSVPDWWERENRRRQQLLLGLLSLILVLIGFYYYVAASGKTGIINGVDFDTTNYIAFIRQEPNGDTDLYGIRADGTGLRPLTVASDHSLKSNPTWTLDGKHILYVSNRSNVSCTQIYLLGAGQTPVQITYGSFPKDKPLACPDGKHVAFLTEGAIKTVYLNGNDVEQILPPPIASNSPTNGEIAPTLDPQGPYIQEAFSSDGSIIAGVQALTAQGNGDIPMLGGSDEMARALPNGAKTAYVLDPGRYVNVAWIPHTHQLLVAYAQQYVRDPRTQKSIYVGGINLYDFSKPGKPSPKPLMICFGHTLMPRHLTVSPDGKLLAFEGWMFKGDDSWTPLGIYVIRLPDEVLAIREGVKVPPATIPATPDGLPLDPQWSPDGSRLLYEVQHADGKHDLWVVNADMTNPINLTKGVGDNTQAAWSPITK, from the coding sequence ATGAGTAACCCGAATCCATCACAAAACTCCGTGCCAGACTGGTGGGAGCGAGAGAATCGACGTAGACAGCAGCTGTTGCTGGGGCTGCTTTCTCTCATCCTTGTGCTTATTGGATTCTATTATTATGTGGCCGCTTCAGGAAAAACGGGCATTATTAATGGCGTAGACTTCGATACAACAAACTATATCGCCTTTATTCGACAAGAACCCAACGGAGATACCGACCTCTATGGCATAAGAGCCGACGGCACCGGTCTGCGCCCGCTTACGGTCGCGTCCGATCACTCTCTAAAAAGCAACCCGACCTGGACTCTCGATGGCAAACATATTCTCTATGTCTCCAACAGATCGAACGTGTCCTGCACACAGATCTACCTCCTCGGTGCCGGCCAAACACCCGTTCAAATAACCTACGGCTCTTTTCCTAAAGATAAGCCGCTTGCCTGCCCCGATGGAAAGCACGTAGCCTTCCTTACGGAAGGCGCGATCAAAACCGTATATCTTAACGGCAACGACGTGGAACAGATTCTGCCGCCGCCTATTGCAAGCAACTCACCGACAAATGGAGAGATAGCGCCGACGCTTGACCCTCAAGGCCCCTATATTCAGGAAGCCTTCTCTTCCGATGGCTCGATCATCGCCGGCGTTCAAGCGCTTACGGCGCAAGGGAACGGAGACATCCCCATGCTAGGCGGTTCCGACGAGATGGCACGAGCGCTTCCAAACGGCGCGAAAACAGCCTACGTTCTCGACCCTGGTCGCTATGTAAACGTCGCCTGGATACCGCACACACATCAGCTGCTTGTGGCCTATGCCCAACAGTACGTTCGCGATCCGCGAACTCAGAAAAGCATCTACGTGGGCGGAATCAATCTCTATGACTTCAGCAAGCCCGGAAAACCATCGCCCAAGCCCCTCATGATCTGCTTCGGGCATACCCTTATGCCACGCCATCTTACCGTGTCTCCAGATGGTAAGCTGCTTGCCTTTGAAGGCTGGATGTTTAAAGGAGACGATAGCTGGACACCCTTGGGTATCTACGTGATCCGCCTGCCCGACGAGGTGCTTGCCATCCGTGAAGGGGTGAAAGTGCCTCCCGCCACCATCCCCGCCACACCTGACGGGTTACCCCTTGACCCACAATGGTCGCCCGACGGCTCTCGATTGCTTTACGAAGTGCAGCACGCCGACGGCAAGCATGACCTGTGGGTTGTTAACGCCGATATGACCAACCCCATTAACCTGACAAAAGGTGTTGGGGATAACACCCAAGCAGCCTGGTCGCCTATTACGAAATAG
- a CDS encoding NRAMP family divalent metal transporter: MPNPNVRLARRRLLRTRLLFALSIVGPGIIAANADNDASGIFGYSQAGIAFGYKLLWVLLLSTIALGVCQEIGARMGAVTGKGLADLIREEFGVRMTLFAMIVLLVANYATVVSEFAGITAAFELFASEKIRYIVVPLIAVGVWWLVVNGSYRRVERVLLYASLIYLSYIPAAFMAHPHWREVLPALFWPGHIPWSKDYVFQVISVVGTTITPWGQFYIQSTVRDKAIRVEDYPITRIDVLFGAFFTNFIAFFIMVACGATLYHAGANPGNYSDAGQVARALQPLAGPAAAILFALGLFNASCFGAITVPVSTAYAITESLGWEASMGKRTREAPLFVWVYTLLIAVSAITVLFGGANLAFLIILPNIVGGVLLPIILVLTLKLVNNRRLMGEYTNSLTYNIIAWITTIVLIVLAVVLTIQQLFFSS; this comes from the coding sequence ATGCCTAACCCAAATGTCCGCCTGGCGCGTCGCCGCCTTCTGCGTACGCGCCTTCTTTTTGCTCTCAGCATCGTTGGTCCCGGCATTATCGCAGCCAACGCCGATAACGATGCTAGCGGCATCTTTGGATACTCCCAAGCAGGAATAGCTTTCGGCTATAAACTGCTGTGGGTTTTACTGCTCTCCACGATCGCGTTGGGGGTCTGCCAGGAGATCGGCGCCCGCATGGGTGCCGTTACTGGCAAAGGGCTTGCCGACCTCATCCGTGAAGAGTTCGGTGTGCGGATGACCCTCTTTGCCATGATCGTTTTACTGGTTGCGAACTATGCCACTGTTGTGTCCGAGTTCGCTGGCATTACGGCTGCTTTCGAGCTTTTTGCCTCGGAGAAAATTCGCTATATCGTGGTACCTCTTATTGCCGTTGGCGTCTGGTGGCTGGTTGTCAACGGCTCCTACCGCAGAGTGGAACGGGTGCTGCTCTACGCCTCTCTTATCTATCTCTCCTATATTCCGGCTGCATTCATGGCGCACCCCCATTGGCGTGAGGTGCTGCCTGCCCTCTTCTGGCCTGGGCATATCCCCTGGAGCAAAGACTACGTTTTCCAGGTCATTAGCGTGGTCGGAACCACAATTACTCCCTGGGGTCAATTCTACATTCAATCCACCGTGCGCGACAAGGCTATTCGGGTGGAGGACTACCCTATCACCCGCATAGATGTGCTATTCGGTGCCTTTTTTACGAACTTCATCGCTTTCTTCATTATGGTGGCCTGCGGTGCAACGCTTTATCATGCGGGGGCCAACCCCGGAAACTATAGCGATGCAGGCCAGGTCGCCAGAGCCTTGCAGCCGCTTGCTGGACCGGCCGCCGCTATCCTCTTTGCGTTAGGGCTGTTTAACGCCTCGTGCTTCGGTGCCATCACAGTACCGGTCTCCACGGCCTATGCGATCACCGAATCGCTTGGCTGGGAAGCAAGTATGGGAAAGCGCACCCGCGAAGCACCGCTTTTCGTTTGGGTGTACACTCTTCTTATTGCGGTTTCCGCGATCACCGTTCTCTTTGGGGGAGCTAACCTAGCTTTCCTAATCATTCTGCCGAACATTGTCGGCGGTGTGCTGTTGCCCATCATTCTCGTCCTTACACTCAAACTCGTGAATAATCGCCGACTTATGGGAGAGTATACAAACTCCCTCACTTACAATATAATCGCTTGGATTACCACCATCGTGTTAATTGTGCTTGCTGTCGTCCTTACGATCCAGCAGCTCTTTTTCTCTTCCTAG
- a CDS encoding NAD-dependent epimerase/dehydratase family protein, producing the protein MQVLAIGGAGYVAGLTLPLLKYDFRFTIFDRNVPQQSELRDLPLIQGDVCDLAALAAACEGQEALLYMAMGSADWSSPEALTTAFDVNVKGLYLALEAAHRVGIEHAVYTSSMSVYDGDLTKRYFPDEAITPDALHCYGFTKWLGEEVCRNACRRFGMTINALRLCHPIADRAWQEQTQPGTPTIATAASDVARALKAALEYRGGGFEAFMISGDYEQRFMNMRKARRLLGWEPLARPHPKDPT; encoded by the coding sequence ATGCAGGTACTCGCTATCGGCGGAGCCGGCTATGTTGCTGGGCTTACCTTGCCGCTGCTAAAGTACGATTTTCGTTTCACTATTTTTGATCGCAACGTGCCGCAACAGAGTGAATTGAGGGATCTTCCCTTGATACAAGGGGATGTCTGCGATCTTGCCGCCTTAGCAGCCGCTTGCGAAGGTCAAGAAGCTCTGCTCTATATGGCAATGGGTAGTGCAGATTGGAGCAGCCCGGAGGCCCTTACAACCGCTTTCGATGTCAACGTAAAGGGGCTTTATCTCGCGCTCGAGGCGGCTCATCGTGTCGGAATAGAACATGCCGTTTACACTAGCAGTATGTCGGTGTATGATGGGGATCTCACAAAACGCTACTTTCCAGATGAGGCCATTACGCCAGACGCGCTTCATTGCTATGGCTTTACCAAATGGCTAGGAGAGGAGGTTTGTCGCAACGCCTGTCGCCGATTTGGAATGACCATCAACGCCCTGCGCCTCTGCCACCCCATAGCCGACCGAGCCTGGCAGGAGCAAACCCAGCCAGGAACACCAACCATTGCAACGGCAGCTAGCGACGTAGCCCGCGCACTGAAAGCCGCTTTAGAGTATCGAGGTGGTGGATTCGAGGCCTTTATGATTTCAGGAGACTACGAGCAGCGTTTTATGAACATGCGCAAAGCGCGACGGCTTTTGGGCTGGGAACCGCTCGCGCGCCCTCACCCGAAGGATCCTACATAA